Proteins from a single region of Sphingomonas sp.:
- the grpE gene encoding nucleotide exchange factor GrpE, with protein sequence MAKDKKMDTTEANETRDEALDLREETAEAAPEVAEHDRLAELEAELAEAKAAVMYAQAETQNVRRRFEKEAQDAKTYAATAFARDILSVADNLARALAAIPAELREDDKLKGLVTGLEATGRELDTVFARHGISKIVAMGEALDPNRHQAMMEMPTADAEPGTIVQEIQSGYMIRDRLLRPALVGVAKKPD encoded by the coding sequence ATGGCGAAAGACAAGAAGATGGACACGACCGAGGCTAACGAAACGCGGGACGAGGCGCTCGACCTGCGCGAGGAAACCGCGGAAGCGGCGCCCGAAGTCGCCGAGCATGACCGCCTTGCCGAGCTGGAGGCCGAGCTGGCTGAGGCCAAGGCGGCGGTGATGTACGCCCAGGCGGAGACCCAGAATGTTCGCCGCCGCTTCGAGAAGGAAGCGCAGGACGCCAAGACCTATGCGGCGACCGCCTTCGCGCGCGATATCCTGTCGGTGGCCGACAATCTCGCGCGCGCGCTCGCCGCGATCCCGGCCGAGCTGCGCGAGGACGACAAGCTCAAGGGGCTGGTCACCGGGCTCGAAGCCACCGGCCGCGAACTGGATACGGTGTTCGCCCGCCACGGCATCTCGAAGATCGTCGCGATGGGCGAGGCGCTCGATCCCAATCGTCACCAGGCGATGATGGAAATGCCCACCGCCGATGCCGAGCCGGGCACGATCGTTCAGGAAATCCAGTCGGGCTACATGATCCGCGATCGCCTGTTGCGCCCCGCGCTGGTGGGTGTGGCGAAGAAGCCGGATTAG
- a CDS encoding VOC family protein yields the protein MGVVGMGGLFFRAKDPDALNAWYREHLNVGGGCDGAGEGAVNQWVWTTSGGPMVFAPFKADSDYFAADKQYMINLRVTDLDSLLEQLNAAGIEIIIKPEWNDPSTGQFARIHDPEGNAIELWEPPAQ from the coding sequence ATGGGCGTAGTCGGAATGGGCGGGCTGTTCTTCCGCGCGAAGGACCCCGATGCGCTCAACGCCTGGTATCGCGAGCATCTGAACGTCGGCGGCGGCTGCGACGGCGCCGGCGAAGGGGCGGTCAACCAATGGGTGTGGACGACCAGCGGCGGTCCTATGGTGTTCGCCCCGTTCAAGGCCGACAGCGATTATTTCGCCGCCGACAAGCAGTACATGATCAATTTGCGCGTCACTGATCTCGACAGCCTGCTAGAACAGCTCAACGCGGCGGGAATCGAGATCATCATCAAACCCGAATGGAACGACCCGAGCACCGGCCAGTTCGCCCGCATCCACGATCCCGAGGGCAATGCCATCGAGCTGTGGGAGCCGCCGGCCCAATGA
- the hrcA gene encoding heat-inducible transcriptional repressor HrcA, translated as MTTPPIHELTDRARDVFRIVVDSYLDTGAPVGSRTISKISALNLSPASIRNVMQDLEELGLLAAPHTSAGRMPTETGLRLFVDGMMQASAPSAEERAAIELRAGQAGPVEDALASTTAALSGLSACAGLVLVPKAEPVLRQFSFVPLSHDRALAVLVGEDGSVENRVVELRGGMDPTALAQASNYLTAMLGGVTLSEAQRRVARDLKDQRAALDSAASALVERGLAVWSEDNGRRPVLIVRGQARLIDATAADDLDRVRQLLDELEGKEEIARLLDSASEGEATRIFIGSENKLFALSGSSVIAKPVRALDGRVVGVVGVIGPTRLNYARVVPMVDFTAATLARLLA; from the coding sequence ATGACCACGCCCCCCATCCACGAGCTGACCGACCGCGCCCGCGATGTATTTCGCATCGTCGTGGATTCGTATCTCGATACCGGGGCGCCGGTCGGCTCGCGGACGATCTCGAAGATCTCGGCGCTCAATCTCTCCCCCGCCTCGATCCGCAACGTCATGCAGGATCTGGAGGAACTTGGTCTGCTCGCCGCGCCGCATACCAGCGCCGGCCGCATGCCGACCGAGACCGGCCTGCGCCTGTTCGTAGACGGCATGATGCAGGCCAGCGCTCCTTCCGCGGAGGAACGCGCCGCGATCGAGCTGCGCGCCGGGCAGGCGGGCCCGGTCGAGGATGCCCTTGCCAGCACCACCGCCGCGCTCTCCGGCCTCTCCGCCTGTGCCGGGCTGGTGCTGGTGCCCAAGGCCGAGCCGGTGCTGCGCCAGTTCAGCTTCGTGCCCTTGAGTCACGATCGCGCGCTGGCGGTGCTGGTCGGCGAGGATGGCTCGGTCGAGAATCGCGTCGTCGAGCTGCGCGGGGGCATGGACCCGACCGCGCTCGCCCAGGCCAGCAACTACCTGACCGCGATGCTCGGCGGCGTCACCCTCAGCGAGGCCCAGCGCCGCGTCGCCCGCGACCTCAAGGACCAGCGCGCCGCGCTCGACAGTGCCGCATCGGCGCTGGTCGAACGCGGTCTTGCGGTATGGAGCGAGGATAATGGCCGCCGCCCGGTGCTGATCGTGCGCGGTCAGGCGCGGCTGATCGATGCCACCGCCGCCGATGATCTCGACCGCGTCCGCCAGTTGCTCGACGAGCTGGAGGGCAAGGAAGAGATCGCTCGCCTGCTCGACAGCGCCAGCGAAGGCGAAGCCACCCGCATCTTCATCGGATCGGAAAACAAGCTTTTCGCGTTGTCCGGTTCGTCGGTGATCGCCAAACCGGTGCGCGCGCTCGATGGCCGCGTGGTCGGCGTGGTCGGTGTGATCGGCCCCACGAGGTTGAATTATGCGCGGGTAGTGCCAATGGTGGATTTTACGGCGGCAACGCTGGCCCGATTACTTGCTTGA
- a CDS encoding bifunctional salicylyl-CoA 5-hydroxylase/oxidoreductase has product MRIACLGGGPAGLYFAISMKLRDPRHVIDLFERNKDGSTFGWGVVFSDQTVENLMANDPVSGATIRDEFAHWDDIDVHIHGQRIRSSGHGFIGIGRKRLLRILQERARELGVTLHFEHEASPDLDDWAEYDLVVAADGANSRIRTRYEAHFGVDIQTRKNKFFWFGTHKVFDAFTFAFEQTEAGWVWAHAYRFGKGLSTFIVECEPETWAALGFDRMSQAEAIAKCEAIFAQYLGGNALMSNAAHLAGPEAWLNFRRIICDQWHYRNLVLLGDAAHTAHFSIGSGTKLALEDAIKLAEVLNRPGLDRETALIEYRDERNLEVLKLQNSARNSTEWFETLDRYLGFEPIQFAYSLLTRSQRVSHENLRLRDPEWLAGLERWFAGGEHATPPMFAPFTLREMALANRIVVSPMATYSAVDGLPNDFHLVHYGARAQGGAGLVFTEMTCVSEEGRITPGCAGIYTPEQVAAWKRVVDFVHAHSQAKFCLQLGHSGPKGSTKIGWEGYDVPLDSGNWPLMAASDIAWSPDNQVPRPMTRADMDRVRDQFVAGVHAAIEAGFDMIELHAAHGYLLSSFITPLTNKRTDEYGGSLENRLRFPLEVFVAMRAAWPAERPMSVRISANDWMGDAGVTPEMAVEIARAFAEAGADLIDVSAGQTWAECLPVYGRMFQTPFADRIRNEGRLTTMAVGNIFEADHANSILAAGRADLVALARPHLIDPSWTLRAAAQQGYRDVAVPPPYLGGMSQLARNLQREQELRG; this is encoded by the coding sequence ATGCGCATTGCCTGCCTTGGCGGCGGCCCTGCCGGGCTCTATTTCGCGATCTCGATGAAGCTGCGCGACCCGCGCCACGTGATCGATCTCTTCGAACGCAACAAGGATGGCAGCACGTTCGGCTGGGGCGTGGTCTTCTCCGACCAGACGGTCGAGAATCTCATGGCCAACGATCCCGTCAGCGGCGCGACGATCCGCGACGAGTTCGCGCATTGGGACGACATCGACGTTCATATCCACGGGCAGCGTATCCGCAGTTCGGGGCATGGGTTCATCGGGATCGGCCGCAAGCGGCTGCTGCGGATATTGCAGGAGCGCGCCCGCGAACTCGGCGTGACGCTGCATTTCGAGCATGAGGCGAGCCCCGATCTGGACGATTGGGCGGAATATGACCTGGTGGTCGCGGCGGACGGCGCCAACAGCCGCATCCGCACCCGCTACGAAGCGCATTTCGGCGTTGATATCCAGACGCGGAAGAACAAGTTCTTCTGGTTCGGCACGCACAAGGTGTTCGACGCCTTCACCTTCGCGTTCGAGCAGACCGAGGCGGGCTGGGTGTGGGCGCATGCATACCGATTTGGAAAAGGCCTCTCGACCTTCATCGTCGAATGCGAGCCGGAGACCTGGGCCGCGCTGGGCTTCGACCGGATGAGCCAGGCCGAGGCGATCGCCAAGTGCGAGGCGATCTTCGCGCAGTATCTGGGCGGCAATGCGCTGATGTCGAACGCGGCGCATCTGGCGGGGCCGGAGGCGTGGCTCAACTTCCGCCGGATCATCTGCGACCAATGGCATTACCGCAACCTCGTGCTGCTCGGCGACGCCGCGCACACCGCGCATTTCTCGATCGGATCGGGGACCAAGCTGGCGCTGGAGGATGCGATCAAGCTGGCCGAGGTGCTCAACCGCCCGGGCCTCGACCGCGAGACGGCGCTGATCGAATATCGCGACGAGCGCAATCTCGAGGTGCTCAAGCTCCAGAACAGCGCGCGCAATTCGACCGAATGGTTCGAGACACTCGATCGCTATCTGGGGTTCGAACCGATCCAGTTCGCCTATTCGCTGCTGACGCGGTCGCAGCGGGTGAGCCATGAGAATCTGCGGCTGCGCGATCCGGAATGGCTGGCCGGGCTGGAGCGCTGGTTCGCGGGCGGCGAGCATGCGACACCGCCGATGTTCGCGCCGTTCACCTTGCGCGAGATGGCGCTGGCGAACCGCATCGTCGTCTCGCCGATGGCGACCTATTCGGCGGTTGACGGCCTGCCGAACGACTTCCATCTCGTCCACTACGGCGCGCGCGCGCAAGGCGGCGCGGGGCTGGTCTTCACCGAGATGACCTGCGTTTCGGAAGAGGGCCGGATCACGCCGGGCTGCGCGGGCATCTACACGCCCGAGCAGGTCGCGGCGTGGAAGCGCGTCGTCGATTTCGTCCATGCGCATAGCCAGGCGAAATTCTGCCTCCAGCTCGGGCATTCGGGGCCGAAGGGTTCGACCAAAATCGGCTGGGAAGGCTATGATGTGCCGCTCGACAGCGGCAATTGGCCGCTGATGGCCGCATCGGACATCGCCTGGAGCCCCGACAACCAGGTGCCCCGCCCGATGACGCGCGCCGACATGGATAGGGTACGCGATCAGTTCGTGGCGGGCGTGCACGCCGCGATCGAGGCGGGGTTCGACATGATCGAGCTCCACGCGGCGCACGGCTATCTGCTCTCCAGCTTCATCACCCCGCTGACCAACAAGCGCACCGACGAATATGGCGGCAGCCTGGAGAATCGCCTCCGCTTCCCGCTCGAAGTCTTCGTGGCGATGCGCGCGGCCTGGCCCGCCGAGCGGCCGATGTCGGTGCGGATTTCGGCCAATGACTGGATGGGCGATGCGGGGGTGACGCCGGAAATGGCGGTCGAGATCGCGCGTGCCTTCGCCGAGGCCGGCGCCGACCTGATCGACGTTTCGGCCGGGCAGACCTGGGCGGAGTGCTTGCCCGTCTATGGCCGGATGTTCCAGACGCCGTTCGCCGACCGCATCCGCAACGAGGGGCGGCTGACGACGATGGCGGTGGGCAACATTTTCGAGGCGGATCACGCCAATTCGATCCTCGCCGCCGGCCGCGCCGATCTGGTCGCGCTGGCGCGGCCGCATCTGATCGATCCGAGCTGGACGCTGCGCGCGGCGGCGCAGCAGGGCTATCGCGATGTCGCGGTTCCGCCGCCCTATCTCGGCGGGATGAGCCAGCTCGCGCGCAACCTCCAGCGCGAGCAGGAGCTGCGGGGATGA
- a CDS encoding DUF6438 domain-containing protein, giving the protein MRQWMALGAVALALAGCARDGRPDLPDAPVAIEGDSIRYETSACFGACPIYVVTLRPDGTGTFEGKRSPR; this is encoded by the coding sequence ATGCGGCAGTGGATGGCTTTGGGTGCGGTGGCGTTGGCGCTGGCAGGCTGCGCGCGCGACGGGCGCCCCGATCTGCCTGACGCGCCGGTCGCGATCGAGGGCGATTCGATCCGGTACGAGACCAGCGCCTGCTTCGGTGCCTGCCCGATCTATGTGGTGACGCTGCGCCCCGACGGCACCGGCACCTTCGAGGGCAAGCGCTCACCGCGGTGA
- the rph gene encoding ribonuclease PH yields the protein MRPSGRAPDEMRAISIEPNFTRHAEGSVLIGFGDTRVLVTASIEERIPPWLRGKGEGWVTAEYGMLPRATHTRGSREAAKGKQSGRTQEIQRLIGRSLRSVTDLKLLGERQITLDCDVIQADGGTRTAAISGAWVALRLAVNKLLTAGLLERDPIQQQVAAVSCGIYRGNPVLDLDYDEDSSADADANFVLLSDGKIAEAQATAEGACYDEEGLLRLLRLARIGCGRIFEAQLKAVS from the coding sequence ATGCGCCCATCCGGCCGCGCCCCCGATGAAATGCGAGCGATCAGCATCGAGCCCAATTTCACCCGCCATGCGGAAGGCTCCGTGCTGATCGGCTTCGGCGACACGCGGGTGCTGGTGACCGCGAGCATCGAGGAGCGGATCCCGCCCTGGCTGCGCGGCAAGGGCGAAGGCTGGGTCACCGCCGAATATGGCATGCTCCCCCGCGCCACCCATACCCGCGGATCGCGCGAGGCGGCCAAGGGCAAGCAATCGGGACGCACCCAGGAAATCCAGCGGCTGATCGGACGCTCGCTGCGTTCGGTCACCGATCTGAAGCTGCTCGGCGAGCGCCAGATCACGCTCGACTGCGACGTGATCCAGGCAGATGGTGGCACGCGGACGGCGGCGATCAGCGGCGCCTGGGTGGCGCTGCGGCTGGCGGTCAACAAGCTGCTGACGGCAGGCCTGCTTGAGCGCGATCCGATCCAGCAGCAGGTCGCAGCAGTTTCGTGCGGCATCTATCGGGGCAATCCGGTGCTCGATCTCGATTATGACGAGGATAGCTCCGCCGACGCCGACGCCAACTTCGTGCTGCTGTCGGACGGCAAGATCGCCGAAGCGCAGGCGACCGCCGAGGGCGCCTGCTATGACGAGGAAGGGCTGCTCCGCCTGCTCCGCCTCGCCCGCATCGGCTGCGGCCGGATCTTCGAAGCGCAGTTGAAGGCAGTCTCATGA
- a CDS encoding [protein-PII] uridylyltransferase, producing the protein MSRFDSVPNRRALIDRRGVAEKLAALEARDGTLLRQAATAELRQALDAGRAEIARRIAEHPSKGLEAAAAGAFLIDQLLRLLWDFTTERLHRNSNPSTAERMTLLAVGGYGRGEMAPHSDIDIAFLTPWKVTGWSEQVIESMLYSLWDMQLKVGHSSRSLDEMVRQAKGDVTVRTALLEARYVWGDTDLYDEASRRFRAEVQHDTARAFISDKLAEREARHKRMGDSRYVVEPNVKEGKGGLRDLHTLFWIGKYAYNVREPAELVEAGLLSAHEFRQFRRAENFLWAVRNQLHLITGRAEDRLTFDVQREIAERMRYADRPGKSKVERFMHFYFLQAKMVGDLTGVFLAHLDEKFASRGSRFGFPTLFRSPRKLKGFTLERGRLAIPRDNFFAEAPARLIQLFQLADLHGLEIHPLAMRAAARDAKLVDDVRGDPHANALFMEVLTSPRDPETVLRWMNESGVFGRFVPEFGRVVAQMQFDMYHHYTVDEHSIRAIGLLSQIEKGDLKEDHPLATGIFAQVVSRRVLYCAVLLHDIAKGRGGDHSVLGAEIAERLCPRFGLSAAETENVAWLVRWHLLMSATAFKRDLSDFKTILDFAEHVQSPERLRMLLILTIVDIRAVGPGVWNGWKRQLLGDLFESAEEVLRLGHKQKGRSERVMAKQAALAEMLGWDDKRMAAFKKRATESYWIAEPLDVLERNARQIDAAGDASLSVEAQVYPERGATLVTVYAADHPGLFYRIAGAIHVAGGNIIDARIHTTRDGMALDNFLVQDPLGRPFDEDQRLERIKTSIADALANRTKLSDRLRTRPLPRLRADAFQIEPNVLIDNKASNRFTVIEVNARDRPALLFHLAQALFQSKVTIHSAHVATYGERAVDTFYLTDLIGDKIESGARLKAIEKRLLDAASGEGVVAQAA; encoded by the coding sequence ATGTCCCGCTTCGATTCCGTCCCCAATCGCCGCGCGCTGATCGACCGGCGCGGCGTCGCGGAGAAGCTGGCGGCGCTCGAGGCCAGGGACGGCACCTTGCTCCGCCAGGCAGCCACCGCCGAACTCCGCCAGGCGCTCGACGCCGGCCGCGCCGAGATCGCCCGCCGCATCGCCGAGCATCCCTCCAAGGGCCTCGAAGCCGCCGCCGCCGGCGCCTTCCTGATCGATCAGTTGCTCCGCCTGCTCTGGGATTTCACCACCGAGCGGCTCCACCGCAACTCCAATCCCAGCACCGCCGAGCGCATGACCCTGCTGGCGGTCGGCGGATATGGCCGCGGCGAGATGGCGCCGCATTCGGATATCGATATCGCCTTCCTTACCCCATGGAAGGTCACCGGCTGGAGCGAGCAGGTGATCGAATCGATGCTCTATTCGCTTTGGGACATGCAGCTGAAGGTCGGCCATTCGTCGCGCTCGCTCGACGAGATGGTGCGCCAGGCCAAGGGCGACGTCACCGTCCGCACCGCGCTCCTCGAAGCCCGCTATGTCTGGGGCGACACCGATCTCTATGACGAGGCGTCGCGCCGCTTCAGGGCGGAGGTCCAGCACGACACCGCCCGCGCCTTCATCTCCGACAAGCTCGCCGAGCGCGAGGCGCGTCACAAGCGCATGGGCGACAGCCGCTACGTCGTCGAGCCCAACGTCAAGGAAGGGAAGGGCGGCCTGCGCGACCTCCACACGCTCTTCTGGATCGGCAAATACGCCTATAACGTCCGCGAGCCCGCCGAACTGGTCGAGGCCGGCCTGCTCAGTGCCCATGAATTCCGCCAGTTCCGCCGCGCCGAGAACTTCCTCTGGGCGGTGCGCAATCAGCTCCACCTGATCACTGGCCGCGCCGAGGACCGGCTGACCTTCGACGTCCAGCGCGAGATCGCCGAACGGATGCGCTACGCGGACCGCCCGGGGAAATCGAAGGTCGAGCGCTTCATGCACTTCTACTTCCTCCAGGCGAAGATGGTCGGCGATTTGACCGGCGTCTTCCTCGCGCATCTCGATGAGAAGTTCGCGTCGCGCGGCAGCCGCTTCGGCTTCCCGACGCTGTTCCGATCCCCGCGCAAGCTCAAGGGCTTCACCCTCGAACGCGGCCGGCTGGCGATCCCGCGCGACAATTTCTTCGCCGAAGCACCGGCGCGTCTGATCCAGCTCTTCCAGCTCGCCGATCTCCACGGGCTGGAAATCCATCCGCTGGCGATGCGCGCCGCCGCCCGCGACGCCAAGCTGGTCGATGATGTCCGCGGCGATCCCCATGCCAACGCGCTGTTCATGGAGGTGCTGACGAGCCCGCGCGATCCCGAGACGGTGCTGCGCTGGATGAACGAGAGCGGTGTGTTTGGCCGCTTCGTTCCAGAATTCGGCCGCGTCGTCGCGCAGATGCAGTTCGACATGTATCACCATTACACCGTCGACGAGCATTCGATCCGCGCGATCGGGCTGCTCAGCCAGATCGAGAAGGGCGATCTCAAGGAGGATCATCCGCTCGCCACCGGCATCTTCGCGCAGGTCGTCAGCCGCCGCGTCCTCTATTGCGCGGTGCTGCTCCACGATATCGCCAAGGGCCGAGGCGGCGATCATTCGGTGCTCGGCGCCGAAATCGCCGAGCGGCTCTGCCCGCGCTTCGGCCTGAGCGCGGCCGAGACCGAGAATGTCGCCTGGCTGGTCCGCTGGCATCTGCTGATGTCGGCCACCGCCTTCAAGCGCGACCTCAGCGACTTCAAGACGATCCTCGATTTCGCCGAGCATGTGCAGAGCCCGGAGCGGCTGCGCATGCTCCTCATCCTCACCATCGTCGATATCCGCGCGGTTGGCCCCGGCGTGTGGAACGGCTGGAAGCGCCAGCTGCTCGGCGATCTGTTCGAAAGCGCCGAGGAGGTTCTGCGCCTCGGCCACAAGCAGAAGGGCCGCAGCGAGCGCGTCATGGCCAAGCAGGCCGCCCTGGCCGAGATGCTCGGCTGGGACGACAAGCGCATGGCCGCGTTCAAGAAGCGCGCCACCGAAAGCTACTGGATCGCCGAGCCGCTCGACGTGCTCGAGCGCAACGCCCGCCAGATCGACGCCGCCGGCGATGCCAGCCTGTCGGTCGAGGCGCAGGTCTATCCCGAGCGCGGGGCGACGCTCGTCACCGTCTACGCCGCCGATCATCCCGGCCTGTTCTATCGGATCGCCGGCGCCATCCATGTCGCCGGCGGCAACATCATCGATGCCCGCATTCACACCACCCGCGACGGCATGGCGCTCGACAATTTCCTCGTTCAGGATCCGCTTGGCCGTCCGTTCGACGAGGATCAGCGGCTCGAACGGATCAAGACCAGCATCGCCGACGCGCTCGCCAACCGCACCAAATTGTCCGATCGCCTCAGGACCAGGCCCTTGCCGCGGCTCCGCGCCGACGCGTTCCAGATCGAGCCCAATGTGCTGATCGACAACAAGGCCTCGAACCGCTTCACCGTGATCGAGGTCAACGCCCGCGACCGGCCGGCGCTGCTGTTCCACTTGGCGCAGGCGCTGTTCCAGTCGAAGGTGACGATCCATTCGGCGCACGTCGCCACGTACGGCGAACGTGCCGTCGACACCTTCTATCTGACCGACCTGATCGGCGATAAGATCGAGAGCGGCGCGCGGCTGAAGGCGATCGAGAAGCGCTTGCTCGATGCCGCCAGCGGCGAGGGCGTGGTCGCGCAGGCCGCATAA
- a CDS encoding glucodextranase DOMON-like domain-containing protein, protein MRKRILAGALAMMLPQMVQAQTVSFKDPVGDDNGPGSYVYPTDAAYTPGSFDMTGFEARQLGTNLEFTVRMSAPLIDHWKMGGGFSTQMIFVFIRTGAGKYLDGLPGLNIRFARPGWDKVVILSPQRPARVLTEVQVKAAPFLADVLIPQRTRGVGSAIIGSVPLAGLGGGNPAAWSYQVVVAGNEGFPSGTDLMTRKVDEYARQHRFGGGTDHDCDPHVMDVLAGTGAGMPGEVAAQAKALAYKCGADGRTVAAATLPMLRK, encoded by the coding sequence ATGAGAAAGCGAATTCTGGCGGGCGCGCTCGCGATGATGTTGCCGCAGATGGTGCAGGCGCAGACGGTGAGCTTCAAGGACCCGGTGGGCGACGACAACGGCCCGGGCAGTTATGTCTATCCCACCGACGCCGCCTACACGCCCGGCAGTTTCGACATGACTGGCTTCGAAGCCCGCCAGTTGGGCACCAATCTCGAATTCACGGTGCGGATGAGCGCGCCGCTGATCGATCACTGGAAGATGGGCGGCGGCTTCTCCACCCAGATGATTTTCGTCTTCATCCGCACCGGCGCGGGCAAGTATCTGGACGGGCTGCCCGGCCTCAATATCCGTTTCGCGCGTCCCGGCTGGGACAAGGTCGTCATCCTTTCGCCCCAGCGGCCCGCGCGGGTGCTGACCGAGGTCCAGGTCAAAGCCGCGCCGTTTCTCGCCGACGTGCTCATTCCGCAGCGGACCCGCGGCGTCGGCAGCGCGATCATCGGCAGCGTGCCGCTCGCCGGGTTGGGGGGTGGCAACCCCGCAGCATGGTCCTATCAGGTCGTGGTCGCCGGTAATGAAGGCTTTCCCAGCGGAACCGACCTGATGACCCGTAAGGTCGACGAATATGCAAGGCAGCACCGCTTCGGCGGCGGCACCGACCATGACTGCGATCCGCATGTGATGGACGTGCTGGCCGGAACCGGTGCCGGCATGCCGGGGGAGGTGGCGGCGCAGGCCAAGGCGCTCGCTTACAAGTGCGGTGCGGACGGCCGCACGGTCGCCGCCGCGACACTGCCGATGCTGCGCAAATGA
- a CDS encoding SDR family NAD(P)-dependent oxidoreductase — MRLAGQQALVTGGGTGIGAAIARALAAEDATVTVMGRRRELLEAIAREIGGTAIAADVTDRGAIDRVIADAGPFTILVNNAGLAESAPFAKVTEDAWRQVLAVNLDAVFHCSQAALPGMLAAGHGRIVTIASIAGLRGAAYVAPYVAAKHGAVGLMRALAEELRSKGVTANAVCPGYADTEIVAAAARNIQAKTGRSAEEARAELARFNPSGRLIAPEEVADAVVELVLSNRTGEAMEIA, encoded by the coding sequence ATGAGGCTGGCGGGACAGCAGGCGCTGGTCACCGGCGGCGGCACCGGCATCGGCGCGGCGATCGCGCGCGCGCTGGCGGCGGAAGACGCGACGGTGACGGTGATGGGACGGCGGCGCGAACTGCTGGAAGCTATAGCGCGGGAGATTGGTGGCACCGCCATCGCCGCCGATGTGACCGATCGCGGCGCAATCGATCGGGTGATCGCCGACGCGGGCCCCTTCACGATCCTCGTCAACAATGCCGGGCTCGCCGAAAGCGCGCCGTTCGCCAAGGTCACCGAAGACGCGTGGCGGCAGGTGCTGGCGGTCAATCTCGACGCGGTGTTCCATTGCTCGCAGGCGGCGCTGCCGGGGATGCTGGCGGCGGGACATGGCCGGATCGTCACCATCGCCTCGATCGCCGGACTGCGCGGGGCCGCGTACGTCGCACCCTATGTCGCGGCCAAGCATGGCGCGGTCGGGCTGATGCGCGCGCTCGCCGAGGAACTGCGGAGCAAAGGTGTCACCGCCAACGCGGTCTGCCCGGGCTATGCCGATACCGAGATCGTCGCGGCGGCGGCGCGCAACATCCAGGCGAAGACCGGGCGCAGCGCAGAGGAAGCGCGTGCCGAGCTTGCCCGCTTCAATCCCAGCGGCCGGCTGATTGCGCCGGAAGAGGTCGCGGACGCGGTGGTCGAACTGGTACTGTCGAATCGCACCGGCGAAGCGATGGAGATCGCATGA
- the rdgB gene encoding RdgB/HAM1 family non-canonical purine NTP pyrophosphatase produces the protein MSGEGEVPQAIRKLAPGKLVIASHNEGKVREIRALLGPFGIEPVSAAELDLPEPEETGTTFVANAELKALQAADLSGLPALADDSGLCVEAIGNDPGIFSARWAGPTKDFGMAMQLIEDKFAGLPPETGRDAHFVCALALAWPDGHVEWFEGRVDGTLVWPPRGENGFGYDPMFVPNGYDETFGEMEPDAKHAMSHRADAFNQLVAAVL, from the coding sequence ATGAGCGGTGAAGGCGAAGTCCCCCAGGCGATCCGCAAGCTGGCTCCCGGCAAGCTGGTGATCGCCAGCCACAACGAGGGCAAGGTCCGCGAAATCCGCGCGCTGCTGGGGCCGTTCGGGATCGAGCCGGTTTCGGCGGCCGAGCTCGATCTGCCCGAGCCCGAGGAAACCGGCACGACCTTCGTCGCCAACGCCGAGCTGAAGGCTTTGCAGGCGGCCGATCTGTCCGGCCTGCCGGCGCTGGCCGATGATAGCGGGCTTTGCGTGGAAGCGATCGGCAACGATCCCGGCATCTTCTCGGCGCGCTGGGCAGGTCCCACCAAGGATTTCGGCATGGCGATGCAGCTGATCGAGGACAAGTTCGCAGGCCTGCCGCCCGAGACCGGCCGCGATGCGCACTTCGTCTGCGCGCTGGCACTCGCCTGGCCAGACGGGCATGTCGAATGGTTCGAGGGGCGCGTCGATGGCACGCTCGTCTGGCCGCCGCGCGGGGAGAATGGCTTCGGCTACGATCCCATGTTCGTGCCGAATGGATATGACGAGACGTTCGGCGAGATGGAGCCCGATGCCAAGCATGCGATGAGTCATCGGGCGGATGCGTTCAACCAGCTGGTCGCGGCGGTGCTTTAA